A single window of Periophthalmus magnuspinnatus isolate fPerMag1 chromosome 9, fPerMag1.2.pri, whole genome shotgun sequence DNA harbors:
- the coq2 gene encoding 4-hydroxybenzoate polyprenyltransferase, mitochondrial isoform X2, with protein sequence MLTLFGTGALLMRGAGCTINDMWDKDFDKKVSRTATRPIASGEISRFQALVFLGGQLSLALGVLLCLNNYSIVLGAASLGLVVTYPLMKRITYWPQLVLGLTFNWGALLGWSAIKGSCDWSVCLPLYFSGVMWTLIYDTIYAHQDKDDDIKVGVRSTALKFQNQTKPWLSGFAVAMISGLAVTGINAEQTLPYYAVLSTVAIHLAYQIYTLDINKPEDCWKKFVSNRNIGLLLFLGILTGNLWK encoded by the exons ATGCTCACTTTATTTGGGACAGGGGCACTACTAATGAGAGGGGCAGGCTGTACCATCAATGATATGTGGGATAAAGACTTTGATAAGAAG gtgTCACGGACAGCAACAAGACCTATTGCCTCAGGGGAGATATCTCGGTTTCAGGCACTTGTCTTTCTAGGCGGTCAGCTTTCTCTTGCTCTTGGGGTTCTTTTGTGTCTTAACAATTACAG TATAGTTCTTGGTGCTGCCTCCTTGGGCCTTGTGGTCACCTACCCATTAATGAAGAGAATCACATATTGGCCACAGTTGGTATTAG GTCTCACCTTCAACTGGGGAGCACTGCTTGGTTGGTCTGCTATTAAAGGCTcatgtgattggtcagtttgtCTCCCGCTTTATTTCTCAGGAGTGATGTGGACACTGATATACGACACCATATATGCTCACCAG GACAAAGATGATGACATTAAAGTCGGAGTCAGATCCACTGCGCTAAAGTTCCAGAATCAAACCAAGCCTTGGCTCAGTGGCTTTGCAGTCGCTATGATTTCTGGCCTGGCTGTGACAGGGATCAATGCAGAACAGACTCTTCCTTATTATGCTGTACTGTCGACTGTGGCCATTCACTTAGCCTACCAG ATATATACACTTGACATCAACAAACCAGAGGACTGTTGGAAGAAGTTTGTGTCTAATAGAAACATTGGACTTCTGTTGTTTTTGGGCATTCTAACAGGCAATTTATGGAAATAA
- the LOC117376503 gene encoding zinc finger protein 462-like, producing MPNDSAHHAFSNMTPSKASPQDTATSYNCSHCVLIFKTRIYLYEHLHQVHGLSVDSALRDSGLKSVPQSKSKPDTGLKLGKNKLDHSLKLGKSKLNKSHKRKKTDFAFNCKNCNFKSGNWVVYRDHKQQCKGFRNYENQTAKTSMMIHKHKASTSTSTTLKSDSEPNKRDEKTLRLEESSLNSSGVFQVMAKSIDLAKGSSGSAKSLISDLDMISDPTSAIPVDPFKEVPPKNNSKRMADEVAESNCPKKSKLETETPIAKLKPSTSELSLEFSDDEEKPDHDKKGLIKKYSCKHCVYNTTDLMHLVSHYEDNHPYIKCNSAYIEEEGDQTAIFRCLECPVEFSIEAHLHDHYSKDHPDAPGILSLKLADLVHKCFVCPFTSKILQSLKEHYKKHHPSEKIENPLWYRKYSSAQQDGYSNCRRNSEENNSPEKHETEMTTTASTDERMTSTPKSHDGALYYCGVCPFSHKSVVVLHVHYKKCHPEEPVTLDKIKQLVIAPVDGASEQKLGTEQNIPRSFEVEESWASPVSDLEDENISDDCNSQAAPQTAVLDNASSSSPIEKMFFCNCCNFSKSNIKSVLSHHNAKHGTTTTIEEILRYTAEMEQKYPTPVPNIEANTYIHPQDLYYCQECNYGNPALIGILNHQNKLHTISKGKSGILEYTAMVHDQIEKSKTHPNDSILPSGLPLPLINGDTTLVFCHLCNYRNRDINVVTGHYLKSHKDFRSTPQQIAEYTSMIYERLNLRPQIKSIVQNQTVTPTKISVLEPDKEIKLKCIKCPYRTNYLYLMRKHLQSAHKNNLPYSDIVGLCGTEATFQPGYHCDMCSFCHEDLKTVRHHGIEKHARHLRDQFMNTSMYLSPDVCDPKKRSNAFNNNTTKAKKDSDIQQDSDDEDDDTGDEEVAFDSYQVPLDFDSLNVPTEQPKDYSCSYCSAKFEGRGGLLIHMGMKHRSEIDVEIPKLEMEERTQVFKCHSCSYVNNIRQGVVTHTIMKHPNKAMKIDSIYIEREHLKNVEMKVKMGTWKFCGYMCKDCSQICPSKEKLKLHRVTHKNPPVQNTDGQLKQEEIWCQHCGLYCATEKEHTDHVSVCPKNISIFSCVLCPDAFVTRVRLGIHYTKKHGKEASLKYYAPLCNEPSAEEKAASAASRESKMILMYKCPSCRYVNSSYHGTLTHSQMLHPKIVVRAGKLKTIELDLANMIGCLSEKQKNFGGYRCRRCPLIYGGHKKLKRHCEIDHKSSAQVTSQEPAVHDSAQSSVSESGTSDQKKLVSKFRHFFKCSMCSYSTSILKQLGNHYMQRHGKSSYIKYYSPLFHQANKPKMFFKHEEMGQTKNPLEQPASNVKTTIPQQVYKCSTCSYGSPYRRYLIAHLKNRHKYDSLAVYQHMEMYKNYKSTLPSGQFSCKKCHNVLFESKGRLLAHYRAIHITEMQIDFKILAKRTARTTGIYKCNYCEKKLFGIKNLCKHLDRHRARWLKKYKVLETKVSEQETPPTLNPDEEETGLNVKDEETVISHSASASSHLGFEVPEFSEEQHSDGIHHCQRCKRSFKSLKGLRSHERSHAALAALDSATTADSQEHINRCIIYRAGTTRPFMCALCTYRTPLLSLSKNHIIKKHPHVLNSFEVSKHLDEAQQRDNEAPQNGVDDINADDDEPENSYLEPPDVQRQLKHYNVMAQVDPASKTQNIQLSDPRMLPCEMCNFNSQHYSNMRRHYLRRHGKKLIRCKDCNFFSCFKQNLDLHEQMGHSAVQSEPTHHKNLCCPFCLYQSKNKNNMIDHIVLHREDRVMPIEVRRPKLSRYLQGIVFRCYKCTFTSGSADSLRSHMAKHNDLKPFKCRLCYFECAQLRELEEHLCDKHQVVRNHQLVGQVSLDQLEALEDRISQDDYDDDEVLYQPENNEQMMSKNHPPNKNQDEDAEENLSNPDSPKTQSVSGQSLDHAHSINDEQNDDQVQLKAAENISESSPMCVEEDQSQNNPQIMEGNTESEPQNGTTDNDSNNVAALDSKQDPKTNTDMQNTLPPSSVPCTESTESPYAEMPILEKYFKEQQLVFAQSGVNSESPCSLIREEGDNESSDVCNVENGLQVHNSPPVLQATERVAVNLFPCDYCGRSFANTSELERHMMRHGM from the exons ATGCCAAACG ATTCTGCGCACCATGCTTTTAGCAACATGACTCCAAGCAAAGCCTCTCCTCAAGACACTGCTACATCTTACAACTGCAGTCACTGTGTTCTTATCTTCAAAACCAGGATCTATCTGTATGAACATCTCCACCAGGTGCATGGCCTTTCTGTTGATTCAGCACTCAGAGACTCTGGCCTCAAATCTGTGCCACAAAGCAAATCCAAGCCTGATACTGGCCTTAAACTAGGTAAAAACAAGTTGGACCATAGTCTTAAACTAGGTAAATCCAAGCTTAACAAAAGTCATAAACGAAAAAAGACTGATTTTGCTTTCAATTGCAAGAACTGTAATTTTAAAAGTGGTAACTGGGTCGTTTATCGTGACCATAAACAACAATGCAAAGGATTTCGTAATTATGAAAATCAAACTGCAAAAACAAGCATGATGATTCATAAACACAAGGCTTCTACAAGTACATCAACCACACTGAAGTCAGACAGTGAACCTAATAAAAGGGACGAAAAAACTTTGCGTCTAGAAGAATCTTCTTTGAACTCATCGGGGGTGTTCCAGGTGATGGCAAAATCAATAGATTTGGCTAAGGGTTCTTCGGGCAGTGCTAAATCACTCATCAGTGATTTGGATATGATATCAGACCCAACTTCAGCAATTCCTGTGGATCCTTTCAAAGAAGTGCCACCAAAGAACAATAGTAAGAGAATGGCTGACGAAGTTGCTGAATCTAATTGTCCAAAAAAGTCTAAATTAGAAACTGAAACCCCAATTGCAAAACTGAAACCATCAACTAGTGAACTTTCTTTAGAGTTCAGTGATGATGAAGAGAAACCAGATCATGACAAGAAAGGGctcataaaaaaatattcatgTAAGCACTGTGTATATAACACCACAGACCTGATGCATCTCGTCAGCCATTATGAAGACAACCATCCGTACATAAAATGCAACTCTGCTTACATTGAGGAGGAGGGTGACCAGACTGCCATCTTTCGGTGTTTAGAGTGTCCAGTTGAATTCTCAATTGAAGCTCATCTACATGATCACTACAGCAAGGATCATCCAGATGCCCCTGGAATCCTCAGTCTTAAATTGGCTGATTTGGTTCATAAGTGTTTTGTGTGCCCATTTACATCAAAAATATTGCAAAGTTTAAAAGAACACTACAAGAAGCATCATCCATCTGAAAAAATCGAAAATCCATTATGGTACAGAAAATATTCCTCTGCGCAACAAGATGGTTATTCAAACTGTAGGCGAAATTCAGAAGAGAATAACAGCCCTGAAAAGCATGAAACTGAGATGACCACCACAGCCAGCACGGACGAGAGAATGACATCTACCCCCAAATCACATGATGGGGCGTTGTATTACTGTGGAGTGTGTCCCTTCAGTCACAAATCTGTTGTTGTCCTGCATGTCCACTACAAAAAATGCCACCCAGAAGAACCTGTCACATTAGATAAAATTAAGCAGCTAGTTATTGCTCCAGTCGATGGAGCATCAGAGCAGAAGCTTGGCACAGAGCAGAATATCCCCCGCTCCTTTGAAGTGGAAGAAAGTTGGGCATCCCCAGTCTCTGATCTGGAAGATGAGAACATTTCAGATGATTGTAATTCGCAAGCAGCACCACAGACAGCTGTGTTGGACAATGCCTCATCATCTTCACCAATTGAGAAGATGTTCTTCTGCAATTGTTGCAACTTTTCCAAATCGAATATAAAAAGTGTACTTTCTCACCATAATGCAAAACATGGAACAACTACAACAATTGAGGAAATCCTGCGCTACACTGCAGAGATGGAGCAAAAATATCCGACACCTGTGCCTAATATAGAggcaaatacatacatacatccgCAAGATTTGTATTATTGCCAAGAGTGCAACTATGGGAATCCTGCTTTAATCGGTATATTGAACCACCAGAATAAGCTTCACACCATCAGTAAAGGAAAATCGGGTATTCTTGAGTACACAGCCATGGTTCATGATCAAATTGAAAAATCCAAAACTCATCCAAATGACTCAATTCTTCCTTCAGgtctgcctcttcctctgatTAATGGCGACACTACGTTGGTTTTTTGCCATTTGTGCAATTACAGGAATAGGGACATAAATGTGGTTACTGGACACTACCTTAAGTCACATAAAGACTTTCGGAGTACCCCACAGCAAATTGCAGAGTATACATCCATGATTTATGAACGGTTAAATTTAAGACCTCAGATTAAATCCATAGTACAAAATCAGACAGTCACTCCTACAAAAATATCTGTTCTTGAGccagacaaagaaataaaacttaaatgcatAAAATGTCCATATAGAACAAATTATTTATATCTTATGAGAAAGCATCTTCAATCTGCACACAAAAATAATCTGCCTTATTCAGACATTGTAGGGCTTTGTGGCACAGAGGCCACATTTCAGCCTGGATACCACTGTGATATGTGTTCCTTCTGCCACGAGGATCTGAAAACGGTCAGACACCATGGCATAGAGAAACATGCACGACATTTACGCGACCAGTTTATGAATACTTCCATGTATTTAAGCCCTGATGTATGTGATCCCAAAAAGAGAAGCAATGCTTTTAACAATAACaccacaaaagcaaaaaaagatTCTGACATACAGCAAGACAGTGATGATGAGGATGACGATACTGGTGATGAAGAGGTGGCCTTTGATTCATACCAAGTGCCTCTtgattttgacagtttaaacgTTCCAACTGAACAACCTAAAGATTATAGTTGCTCTTATTGTTCAGCAAAATTCGAAGGACGTGGTGGTCTTCTAATTCACATGGGAATGAAACACCGTAGTGAGATTGATGTGGAAATCCCAAAGCTAGAAATGGAAGAGCGCACCCAAGTTTTCAAATGCCACAGCTGTAGCTATGTGAATAACATTAGACAGGGTGTTGTTACACATACTATTATGAAGCATCCCAACAAAGCAATGAAGATTGACTCTATCTACATTGAGCGTGAACATCTCAAAAATGTGgaaatgaaggttaaaatgggcACATGGAAATTTTGTGGCTACATGTGCAAAGATTGTTCTCAGATTTGTCCATCAAAGGAAAAGCTGAAGCTACACCGTGTGACTCACAAGAACCCACCTGTACAAAATACAGATGGTCAACTCAAACAAGAAGAAATCTGGTGCCAGCATTGTGGTTTGTACTGTGCCACAGAAAAGGAACACACTGACCATGTGAGTGTTTGCCCAAAGAATATTAGTATATTCTCTTGTGTTCTTTGTCCAGATGCTTTTGTTACAAGAGTCCGCCTTGGAATTCATTATACAAAGAAACATGGAAAAGAGGCTTCTTTGAAATACTATGCACCTCTATGTAACGAACCATCCGCGGAGGAGAAAGCAGCAAGTGCTGCATCTAGAGAAAGTAAAATGATTCTGATGTACAAGTGTCCAAGCTGCCGGTATGTCAACTCTAGTTATCATGGAACTCTGACCCACTCCCAAATGCTACACCCAAAGATTGTAGTTAGGGCAGGCAAACTCAAAACTATTGAATTAGATTTGGCAAATATGATTGGATGCCTAagtgaaaagcaaaaaaatttTGGGGGGTATCGGTGCAGAAGATGCCCCTTGATTTATGGTGGACACAAGAAACTTAAAAGACATTGTGAAATAGACCATAAGTCAAGCGCACAAGTCACCTCACAGGAACCAGCTGTGCATGACAGTGCACAGTCATCAGTGTCTGAGTCTGGTACTTCGGATCAGAAGAAACTGGTAAGCAAATTTCGCCATTTCTTCAAGTGCTCTATGTGTTCTTATTCAACCTCAATCCTAAAGCAACTTGGAAACCATTATATGCAAAGACATGGGAAATCCTCTTATATCAAATATTATTCTCCACTTTTCCACCAAGCAAATAAgccaaaaatgtttttcaaacatGAAGAAATGGGGCAAACAAAAAATCCACTGGAACAACCAGCAAGCAACGTCAAGACCACAATCCCACAACAAGTTTACAAGTGCAGTACCTGCTCTTATGGCTCTCCCTATCGGAGGTACTTGATCGCTCACTTAAAGAACAGACACAAGTATGATTCACTTGCTGTGTACCAACATATGGAGATGTACAAGAATTATAAGTCAACACTGCCCAGTGGTCAGTTTAGTTGCAAAAAGTGCCACAATGTGTTATTTGAATCAAAAGGGAGACTTCTGGCCCACTACCGAGCAATTCACATTACTGAGATGCAAATTGACTTTAAAATATTGGCAAAAAGAACAGCTAGGACAACAGGTATTTACAAGTGTAATTACTGCGAAAAGAAACTGTTTGGGATTAAAAACCTATGCAAACACTTGGATCGCCACAGGGCAAGGTGGCTGAAGAAGTATAAAGTACTGGAAACCAAA GTTTCTGAGCAAGAGACGCCCCCTACTTTAAATCCAGATGAAGAGGAGACTGGGTTAAATGTGAAAGATGAAGAGACAGTTATCAGTCATTCAGCGTCAGCCTCTTCTCATTTGGGCTTTGAAGTGCCAGAGTTTTCTGAGGAGCAACATAGTGATGGAATCCACCACTGCCAACGCTGTAAGAGGTCGTTCAAGTCCCTCAAAGGACTGCGCTCACATGAACGCAGCCACGCAGCTTTAGCAGCACTGGACAGCGCAACTACTGCGGACTCCCAGGAGCA CATTAATCGGTGCATAATCTACAGAGCTGGGACTACACGACCCTTTATGTGTGCGCTCTGTACATATCGAACTCCACTGTTGAGCCTGTCGAAAAAccatataataaaaaaacatccac ATGTTTTGAATTCTTTTGAAGTGAGTAAACACTTGGATGAGGCTCAACAAAGAGATAACGAGGCTCCACAAAATGGCGTCGATGACATTAATGCCGATGATGATGAACCTGAAA ACTCTTACCTTGAGCCCCCAGACGTGCAGCGCCAGTTAAAACACTACAATGTTATGGCTCAGGTAGATCCTGCGTCAAAAACGCAAAATATCCAGTTGAGTGACCCGAGAATGCTTCCATGTGAAATGTGCAATTTTAACTCTCAACACTATTCCAATATGAGACGCCACTACCTGCGGCGTCATGGTAAAAAGCTGATCCGGTGCAAGGACTGCAACTTTTTCAGCTGTTTTAA ACAAAACCTGGATCTCCATGAGCAAATGGGTCATTCTGCCGTCCAGTCTGAGCCCACACACCATAAGAACCTCTGCTGCCCTTTTTGTCTTTatcaatcaaaaaacaaaaacaacatgatcGACCACATTGTCCTGCATCGCG aggATCGAGTTATGCCTATTGAAGTGCGCAGACCAAAACTGTCACGTTATCTTCAAGGGATTGTCTTCCGATGTTACAAGTGCACATTTACAAGTGGAAGTGCAGACAGTCTGCGTTCACACATGGCCAAACACAACGACCTCAAACCATTCAAGTGTCGACTGTGCTACTTTGAATGTGCACAGCTGAGGGAACTGGAGGAGCACCTGTGTGATAAACATCAG GTTGTACGAAACCATCAGCTTGTGGGCCAAGTTAGTCTGGATCAGTTAGAAGCCTTAGAAGACAGGatttctcaagatgattatgaCGACGACGAAGTGTTATACCAGCCTGAAAATAATGAGCAAATGATGAGCAAGAACCACCCACCAAATAAGAATCAAGATGAAGATGCTGAAGAAAATCTCAGTAATCCAGATAGCCCCAAAACGCAGAGCGTATCTGGACAAAGTTTGGATCATGCACATAGCATAAATGATGAACAGAATGACGACCAAGTCCAATTAAAAGCTGCTGAAAATATATCAGAGAGCTCGCCTATGTGTGTGGAGGAAGATCAGTCTCAAAACAACCCTCAAATCATGGAGGGAAACACGGAGAGTGAACCTCAAAACGGTACAACGGATAACGATTCAAACAATGTGGCTGCTCTCGATTCAAAACAGGACcctaaaacaaacacagacatgCAGAATACTCTACCTCCCAGCTCTGTACCTTGTACTGAGAGTACTGAGAGTCCTTATGCAGAAATGCCAATCCTGGAAAAATATTTCAAGGAACAACAACTTGTTTTTGCACAATCTGGTGTAAACTCTGAGTCTCCATGTTCATTGATAAGGGAAGAAGGTGACAACGAAAGCTCTGATGTGTGTAACGTGGAGAATGGATTACAAGTCCACAACTCTCCTCCTGTGTTGCAGG CCACTGAGAGAGTTGCAGTAAACCTGTTTCCTTGTGACTATTGTGGAAGAAGTTTCGCAAATACTTCAGAACTTGAACGTCACATGATGAGACACGGAATGTAA
- the coq2 gene encoding 4-hydroxybenzoate polyprenyltransferase, mitochondrial isoform X1 has protein sequence MMALVRLTFKTISRIHHGSCCHRFQPLSYDFVKVCEGRREDPPHFYVSRRNLSIKNALLPSSKLWSAQSGRRVFSLSAASIVNSAPAPVQPYLRLMRLDKPIGTWLLYLPCTWSIALASDPGCLPHLGMLTLFGTGALLMRGAGCTINDMWDKDFDKKVSRTATRPIASGEISRFQALVFLGGQLSLALGVLLCLNNYSIVLGAASLGLVVTYPLMKRITYWPQLVLGLTFNWGALLGWSAIKGSCDWSVCLPLYFSGVMWTLIYDTIYAHQDKDDDIKVGVRSTALKFQNQTKPWLSGFAVAMISGLAVTGINAEQTLPYYAVLSTVAIHLAYQIYTLDINKPEDCWKKFVSNRNIGLLLFLGILTGNLWK, from the exons ATGATGGCTCTGGTCAGGTTAACCTTCAAAACTATCTCCAGGATTCATCATGGATCGTGTTGCCATCGTTTTCAACCCCTGTCATACGATTTTGTGAAAGTTTGTGAAGGACGAAGAGAGGACCCTCCACACTTCTATGTTTCGAGGAGAAATTTATCCATTAAAAATGCGTTATTACCATCATCTAAACTGTGGAGCGCACAAAGTGGAAGACGAGTTTTCAGTTTATCAGCTGCCTCTATTGTGAACTCTGCACCTGCCCCTGTTCAACCATATTTACGTTTAATGAGACTGGACAAACCAATAG gGACATGGCTGCTGTATCTTCCATGTACTTGGAGTATTGCGCTGGCTTCTGACCCAGGATGCCTTCCACACTTGGGCATGCTCACTTTATTTGGGACAGGGGCACTACTAATGAGAGGGGCAGGCTGTACCATCAATGATATGTGGGATAAAGACTTTGATAAGAAG gtgTCACGGACAGCAACAAGACCTATTGCCTCAGGGGAGATATCTCGGTTTCAGGCACTTGTCTTTCTAGGCGGTCAGCTTTCTCTTGCTCTTGGGGTTCTTTTGTGTCTTAACAATTACAG TATAGTTCTTGGTGCTGCCTCCTTGGGCCTTGTGGTCACCTACCCATTAATGAAGAGAATCACATATTGGCCACAGTTGGTATTAG GTCTCACCTTCAACTGGGGAGCACTGCTTGGTTGGTCTGCTATTAAAGGCTcatgtgattggtcagtttgtCTCCCGCTTTATTTCTCAGGAGTGATGTGGACACTGATATACGACACCATATATGCTCACCAG GACAAAGATGATGACATTAAAGTCGGAGTCAGATCCACTGCGCTAAAGTTCCAGAATCAAACCAAGCCTTGGCTCAGTGGCTTTGCAGTCGCTATGATTTCTGGCCTGGCTGTGACAGGGATCAATGCAGAACAGACTCTTCCTTATTATGCTGTACTGTCGACTGTGGCCATTCACTTAGCCTACCAG ATATATACACTTGACATCAACAAACCAGAGGACTGTTGGAAGAAGTTTGTGTCTAATAGAAACATTGGACTTCTGTTGTTTTTGGGCATTCTAACAGGCAATTTATGGAAATAA
- the mboat4 gene encoding ghrelin O-acyltransferase → MSWLNWFWDEHQLLLQQCFSIPFGFLFYFLATFGFLSLRCRYLYMCIGGFILAVITMGIYSILLFTSVFIFVVLVCTVDHRSIHKWVFGVQMLWQTLCHIFLQYEEFYQPQLFNLRLVLAASSLMLITQRVTSVSMDIQDRRLTLYEVLLPVISYILNFTALLGGPLCIFAHFVSFIEGIDVNPPPNPSCVVSVKLVQVFLLEYLRYSFLLIVNYTYNSNLIYGVISMWAIAMVLRLHYYAHWQISECLNNAAGLGFCGTKAGCTDWSGLSDGGFWVTESSVCISEFARRWNATTANWLRRLVYKRCKYFPLPLTFGFSLWWHGLRQLG, encoded by the exons ATGTCTTGGCTGAACTGGTTCTGGGATGAACATCAACTGTTGTTGCAGCAATGCTTTTCTATCccttttggatttttattttactttctaGCAACATTTGGCTTTCTATCCTTGAGATGCAG GTACTTGTACATGTGCATTGGAGGATTTATCCTGGCAGTGATCACAATGGGAATTTATAGTATTCTGCTGTTTACTTCAGTCTTCATTTTTGTTGTGCTTGTTTGCACCGTGGATCATCGCTCCATTCACAAATGGGTGTTTGGAGTCCAAATGTTATGGCAAACACTCTGCCACATCTTTCTACAGTACGAGGAATTCTACCAGCCACAGCTTTTCAACTTGAG GCTGGTGTTGGCTGCGTCTTCATTGATGCTAATCACACAGAGAGTTACCTCAGTCTCTATGGATATCCAAGATAGAAGACTTACACT CTATGAAGTGCTTCTTCCGGTCATCAGCTATATTCTTAATTTCACAGCTTTACTGGGTGGACCTTTGTGCATATTtgctcattttgtttcatttattgaaGGAATTGATGTAAATCCACCACCAAATCCATCATGTGTAGTCAGTGTTAAATTagtgcaggtgtttttactAGAATATCTAAGATACAGTTTTCTGCTAATTGTAAATTATACATACAATTCAAACTTAATCTATGGGGTCATTAGCATGTGGGCAATTGCAATGGTTTTAAGATTGCATTATTATGCTCATTGGCAGATAAGTGAATGTCTTAATAATGCTGCTGGACTTGGGTTTTGTGGGACAAAAGCTGGCTGCACAGACTGGAGTGGACTATCTGATGGGGGCTTTTGGGTAACTGAGTCTTCAGTTTGTATATCTGAGTTTGCTCGAAGATGGAATGCAACTACCGCAAATTGGTTGCGTAGACTGGTTTATAAGAGATGCAAATATTTTCCTTTGCcgttaacttttggcttttcatTGTGGTGGCATGGGCTGCGG CAGCTTGGATGA